One Passer domesticus isolate bPasDom1 unplaced genomic scaffold, bPasDom1.hap1 HAP1_SCAFFOLD_37, whole genome shotgun sequence genomic window carries:
- the LOC135292516 gene encoding H-2 class I histocompatibility antigen, D-37 alpha chain-like, which yields MHNEQHQPGATGELQVPRERHSQSGAERGQPRLGHLWGCHGNCGTAMGIREMEPEERTNSPGHSCVEWLQKYVRYGREELQCKEPPDVRVSRKVEHGILTLSCHAYRFYPCTIGTSWMKGMKSRIVPHLGRIEALLEEQEQPLRRAEHPGMPEPGICSWAEAGNMECGNWEFGTVEQWDGGSPSLLTMPCFPELESSRNLTLVVAVSVSAAISIVILIGFGVWKLQSGSP from the exons aTGCACAACGAGCAGCACCAGCCCGGGGCCACcggggagctgcaggtgccGCGGGAGCGGCACAGCCAGAGCGGGGCTGAGCGGGGGCAGCCGCGCCTGGGGCATCTCTGGGGCTGCCATGGCAACTGTGGGACTGCCATGGGGATCCGGGAGATGGAGCCCGAGGAACGAACAAAttccccagggcacagctgcgTGGAGTGGCTCCAGAAATATGTCAGATATGGgcgggaggagctgcagtgtaaag agccccctgATGTCCGTGTGTCCCGAAAAGTGGAACACGGGATCCTGACACTGTCCTGCCACGCATACAGATTCTACCCCTGCACCATTGGGACCAGCTGGATGAAGGGGATGAAATCCCGGATCGTTCCACACCTGGGCAGGATCGAAgcgctgctggaggagcaggagcagcccctgcgcCGGGCGGAGCATCCCGGAATGCCAGAGCCTgggatctgctcctgggctgaggctGGGAACATGGAAtgtgggaactgggaatttgggactgtggagcagtgggatgggggTTCCCCTTCCCTCCTAACCATGCCATgcttcccagagctggaatccagCAGGAATCTCACCCTGGTGGTCGCTgtgtctgtcagtgctgccatcagcatTGTTATCCTCATTGGATTTGGTGTCTGGAAGCTCCAATCTGGTTCTCCCTAA
- the LOC135292515 gene encoding hydrocephalus-inducing protein-like, whose product MDFHFAFLLLQVNLINQGALDAPFSCIPSATKVGLGFKLAPQEGIIAARGSQTLQISFSATVLGRFEEEFRFSVAGSPTPAILTIRGSVTGPSLHFDLPELDFGDISFGFPYTQCCRLTNSSPVPVTFQLRMSFDGTQPAVDSVDQIRCHSDPAWRKGVHLYVEPREFTITPSQGTILPQGHQDIQVTLCSNSVMEFYRKMLVDLEGFGKGVASLVITARCLVPKLQVSPHVLQYDECLLKVPYEKKFLIRNPSHLPGCYGLIEQKRKEDSAVLYSSPKPCGIVQPHSTAEIPVLVEVQALGTHRTNVLIGVFGDERNPLASSILPVSGVLQPGESQQVSLPFSGHLNSISSATALCHVEGGPSSEVLVPGEASRVSCSPSPQEINCGSGAPLRERRELKRPSPKLEEETKALAEEERQKEKEKQKKEKKGVSFNYNQRVP is encoded by the exons ATGGATTTCcactttgctttcttgctgctgcaggtgaaccTGATCAACCAAGGAGCTCTTGATGCTCCCTTCAGCTGCATCCCTTCAGCCACAAAGGTGGGCTTGGGCTTCAAGTTGGCACCTCAGGAGGGCATCATTGCAGCACGTGGGAGCCAGACTCTCCAGATCTCCTTCAGTGCCACCGTGTTGGGGAGGTTTGAGGAAGAATTCCGGTTCAGTGTGGCTGGATCTCCTACGCCTGCCATCCTGACCATCAG GGGCAGCGTCACTGGACCGAGTTTGCACTTCGACCTCCCTGAGCTCGACTTCGGGGACATCTCCTTTG GCTTTCCCTACACCCAGTGCTGCCGGCTCACTAACAGCTCCCCGGTGCCCGTGACGTTCCAGCTCCGCATGTCGTTCGATGGCACGCAGCCGGCTGTGGACAGCGTGGATCAGATCCGCTGCCACAGTGAcccagcctggaggaagggCGTTCACTTGTATGTGGAGCCCCGGGAGTTTACCATCACTCCCAGCCAAGGGaccatcctgccccagggacaccaggacatccAG GTGACCCTGTGTTCCAACTCGGTGATGGAGTTCTACAGGAAAATGCTGGTGGATCTGGAGGGTTTTGGCAAGGGAGTGGCATCATTGGTCATCACAGCCAG ATGTCTTGTTCCTAAGCTGCAAGTGTCCCCCCACGTGCTGCAGTATGATgagtgcctcctgaaggtgccataTGAGAAGAAGTTCCTGATTAGGAATCCCAgccacctgcctggctgctacGGGCTTATTGAACAG AAACGCAAGGAGGACTCTGCTGTGCTCTACTccagccccaagccctgtgggattgtccagcctcacagcactgcagagatcccagtgctggtggaagTGCAGGCGCTGGGCACGCATCGCACCAATGTTCTCATCGGCGTGTTCGGGGATGAGAGAAACCCACTG GCTTCCAGTATCCTGCCAGTGTCAGGTGTGCTacagccaggagagagccagcaggtctccttgcccttctctggccaCCTCAACAGCATCTCCAGTGCCACGGCGCTGTGCCACGTGGAGGGAGGCCCCAGCTCCGAGGTGCTGGTGCCCGGGGAGGCCTCACGTGTCAGCTGCTCCCCGAGCCCCCAGGAGATCAActgtggctctggggcaccTCTCAGGGAGAG aagggagctgaagCGGCCGTCTCCAAAGCTTGAGGAGGAGACAAAAGCCTTGGCGgaggaagagaggcagaaggagaaagagaagcagaagaaagaaaagaagggtgtctct